One genomic window of Caldibacillus debilis DSM 16016 includes the following:
- a CDS encoding IreB family regulatory phosphoprotein, with the protein MGSLDKTMQFHFPEEPLEKEVREVIFHVFQALEEKGYNPINQIVGYLLSGDPAYIPRHKDARNIIRKLERDEIIEELVKSYLEHHREEK; encoded by the coding sequence GTGGGATCGCTGGACAAAACCATGCAATTCCATTTTCCCGAAGAGCCGCTGGAGAAGGAAGTAAGGGAAGTCATCTTTCACGTTTTCCAGGCGCTGGAGGAAAAAGGATACAATCCGATCAACCAAATCGTCGGCTACTTATTATCAGGGGATCCCGCCTATATCCCGAGGCATAAGGACGCCAGAAACATCATCCGGAAACTGGAGCGGGATGAAATCATCGAAGAGCTGGTAAAATCCTATTTGGAGCATCATCGTGAGGAAAAGTAA
- the mltG gene encoding endolytic transglycosylase MltG yields the protein MDKEQILLERQREAKVVRKIVFITASVILLIFAGIVTGGYLYVKNALEPRDPQDHREIEVKIPIGSGVGTIADILEKKKVIKDATVFKYYVKLKNETGFQAGTYHLKPSMTFDEIIASLKTGKVYKDAVYKITIPEGTRLKDIVAIIDRETKYSKGEIEALVNDRTFIRQLMDEYPGLLTEEILQKNVKYPLEGYLFPATYTFDDENVPLENIIREMVKKTDDVLQKYLPDIEQKKMTVHQVLTLASLIEEEATKLSDRKLISSVFYNRMKIGMPLQTDPTVLYALGIHKDRVLYEDLKVNDPYNTYKHAGLPPGPIANAGTDSIEAALYPKHSDYYYFLATKTGEVLFSKTKEEHDEKYNTHIAGQK from the coding sequence ATGGATAAAGAACAAATCTTGCTGGAGAGGCAAAGGGAAGCGAAAGTCGTCCGGAAAATCGTCTTCATCACCGCCTCCGTCATTCTCCTCATTTTTGCCGGAATCGTGACGGGGGGATATTTATATGTGAAAAACGCGCTGGAACCGCGGGATCCGCAGGATCACCGGGAAATTGAAGTGAAAATCCCGATCGGGTCCGGGGTGGGGACCATCGCCGACATCTTGGAAAAGAAGAAGGTCATCAAAGACGCCACCGTTTTCAAGTATTACGTGAAATTGAAAAACGAAACCGGTTTCCAGGCGGGCACCTATCATTTGAAGCCTTCGATGACCTTCGATGAAATAATCGCCAGCCTGAAAACGGGAAAAGTCTATAAAGACGCGGTCTACAAAATCACGATCCCGGAAGGGACCCGCCTGAAGGACATCGTTGCGATCATCGACAGGGAAACGAAATATTCGAAAGGCGAGATTGAAGCCTTAGTGAACGACCGGACATTTATCAGACAATTGATGGACGAGTATCCCGGATTGCTGACCGAAGAGATTTTGCAGAAAAATGTCAAATATCCGCTGGAGGGATATTTGTTTCCCGCCACCTATACATTTGACGACGAGAATGTTCCCTTGGAAAATATTATAAGAGAGATGGTGAAAAAGACGGACGATGTCCTGCAGAAATATTTGCCGGACATCGAACAGAAGAAGATGACCGTCCATCAGGTGCTGACGCTGGCTTCCCTGATCGAGGAGGAAGCGACGAAGCTGTCCGACCGGAAACTGATTTCCAGCGTGTTTTACAACCGGATGAAGATCGGCATGCCCCTGCAGACGGATCCGACGGTGTTGTACGCCCTCGGGATCCATAAAGACAGGGTGCTCTATGAAGACTTAAAAGTGAACGATCCGTACAACACTTACAAGCACGCCGGGCTGCCTCCAGGGCCGATCGCCAATGCCGGCACCGACTCGATTGAAGCGGCGCTGTATCCGAAACATTCCGATTACTATTATTTCCTGGCGACCAAAACGGGGGAAGTGCTGTTTTCCAAAACGAAGGAAGAGCATGATGAAAAATACAACACCCATATCGCCGGGCAAAAATGA
- a CDS encoding DUF1292 domain-containing protein has translation MEHGDNHITVIDDEGNEQLCEILFTFESDEFNKSYVLYYPVGAEEDENGEIQIYASSFTPGDEEGQLQPIETEEEWDMIEEVLDAFLAEEEEEEEK, from the coding sequence ATGGAACACGGCGACAACCACATTACGGTCATCGACGACGAAGGCAACGAGCAGCTGTGCGAGATCCTGTTCACCTTCGAATCGGATGAATTTAACAAATCCTATGTCCTCTATTATCCGGTGGGGGCTGAAGAGGATGAAAACGGGGAAATCCAAATTTACGCATCCAGCTTTACGCCGGGCGACGAAGAAGGGCAATTGCAGCCGATTGAAACGGAGGAAGAATGGGATATGATCGAGGAAGTGCTGGACGCTTTCCTCGCGGAAGAGGAAGAGGAGGAAGAAAAATAA
- the ruvX gene encoding Holliday junction resolvase RuvX, with protein MRIMGLDVGTKTVGVAVSDPFGWTAQGVETIAIDEEQDEYGWERLGKLIAEYQVDQIVIGFPKNMDGSTGPRAEAVRRYAAMAEERFHIPVILWDERLSTMAAERILLKADMSRKKRKKVIDKMAAVMILQNYLDSKKSRI; from the coding sequence ATGCGGATCATGGGACTGGATGTCGGCACGAAAACGGTGGGCGTGGCGGTTAGCGACCCGTTCGGCTGGACCGCCCAGGGAGTGGAAACGATCGCCATCGACGAAGAACAGGACGAATACGGTTGGGAGCGGCTGGGAAAACTCATCGCGGAATATCAGGTGGATCAAATCGTCATCGGTTTTCCGAAAAACATGGACGGATCCACCGGTCCGCGGGCGGAAGCGGTCCGGCGATACGCCGCCATGGCGGAAGAAAGGTTTCATATCCCGGTCATTTTATGGGACGAGCGCCTGTCGACGATGGCCGCCGAGAGGATTTTGCTGAAGGCGGACATGAGCAGAAAAAAAAGGAAAAAGGTCATCGACAAGATGGCGGCGGTCATGATTTTGCAAAATTATTTGGACAGCAAAAAATCACGGATATAA